One Alteromonas gilva DNA segment encodes these proteins:
- a CDS encoding tetratricopeptide repeat protein, with the protein MHYSKSAAKEPVSQIEHNSPPWWQKAGVLQGLAAAIITAIVALVVAYYPNKTPSVIVSNSDTSTSTVHTGSGDINQQITVGISLAEYETRLKHREAEITQQLHDAHRQEKSILEVQLQELQNKLLDSKASYDEYVAELKSQIVRLESLKGAVNSALLESAKKALLNADSQEADRLFAQFEVSEQETLEAIAEASYQRGVIANSDIRYADAFQHFQKAARLSPDNSLYSNAAGLVANTLSDYDKAIGYFEQALASDLNTFGEDHPSVAIRRNNLGSAWDSKGDYDKAIGYFEQALASGLNTFGEDHPSVATTRNNLGLAWYSKGDYDKAIGYLEQALASDLNTFGEDHPSVATTRSNLGLTWDRKGDYDKAIGYFEQALAIDLNTLGEDHPSVAIRRNNLGSSWYGKGDYDKAIGYYEQALQTLTKVLGDNHPSTQTIYKNMVLAKAKLARINQKD; encoded by the coding sequence TTGCACTATTCTAAGAGTGCAGCCAAGGAACCGGTCTCGCAGATAGAGCATAATTCGCCTCCTTGGTGGCAAAAAGCAGGCGTGTTGCAAGGTTTGGCAGCGGCGATAATCACGGCCATTGTTGCGCTTGTGGTCGCTTACTATCCCAATAAAACACCATCGGTGATTGTGAGTAATAGCGACACCTCAACGTCGACCGTCCATACCGGCAGTGGTGATATCAACCAGCAGATTACGGTTGGGATTTCTTTAGCAGAGTATGAAACCCGCTTAAAACACAGAGAAGCAGAAATTACTCAGCAGCTGCACGACGCCCACCGTCAAGAGAAATCGATACTGGAAGTTCAGTTGCAGGAGTTGCAGAACAAACTGTTGGATAGCAAAGCGTCCTATGATGAATACGTTGCAGAATTAAAATCCCAAATAGTACGTTTAGAATCACTCAAAGGAGCCGTCAACTCAGCGTTATTAGAAAGCGCCAAGAAAGCCTTGCTCAATGCTGACAGTCAAGAAGCTGACAGGCTCTTTGCACAATTCGAAGTGAGTGAACAAGAAACCCTTGAGGCCATTGCTGAAGCGAGTTATCAACGGGGTGTCATTGCTAATAGCGATATTCGCTACGCTGATGCTTTTCAGCACTTTCAAAAAGCCGCCAGACTTTCACCAGACAACTCGCTTTACAGCAATGCTGCTGGATTAGTTGCTAATACGCTCAGCGATTACGACAAGGCCATTGGTTACTTTGAGCAGGCGCTGGCCAGTGACCTCAACACTTTCGGGGAAGACCACCCCAGCGTTGCTATTCGGCGCAATAATCTGGGCAGTGCCTGGGATAGCAAAGGCGATTACGACAAGGCCATTGGTTACTTTGAGCAGGCGCTGGCCAGTGGCCTCAACACTTTCGGGGAAGACCACCCCAGCGTTGCCACAACGCGCAATAATCTGGGCTTAGCATGGTATAGCAAAGGCGATTACGACAAGGCCATTGGTTACTTAGAGCAGGCGCTGGCCAGTGACCTCAACACTTTCGGGGAAGACCACCCTAGCGTTGCCACAACGCGCAGTAATCTGGGCTTAACCTGGGATAGGAAAGGCGATTACGACAAGGCCATTGGTTACTTTGAGCAGGCGCTGGCCATTGACCTCAACACTTTAGGGGAAGACCACCCCAGCGTTGCTATTCGGCGCAACAATCTGGGCAGTTCCTGGTATGGCAAAGGCGATTACGACAAGGCCATTGGTTACTATGAGCAGGCGCTGCAAACCTTAACAAAAGTGCTTGGTGATAATCACCCAAGTACCCAAACAATATACAAAAATATGGTTTTAGCAAAAGCCAAATTAGCGAGAATAAATCAAAAAGACTGA
- a CDS encoding helix-turn-helix domain-containing protein: protein MALEYSNIFDALTEDAAEASELQTRSDLMIAIRDIVNAKGWDQKQAATAMGITQPRVSDLVNGRIEKFSIDKLMTCLYKIGFRFKPQFENGQLTMSVQSVAQMQNHAVMA, encoded by the coding sequence ATGGCATTAGAATACAGCAATATTTTTGACGCCCTTACGGAAGATGCAGCAGAAGCGTCAGAGTTACAAACTCGCTCTGACCTTATGATTGCAATTCGAGACATTGTGAATGCTAAAGGGTGGGATCAGAAACAAGCTGCGACGGCAATGGGTATCACCCAACCAAGAGTAAGCGACCTTGTAAATGGCCGGATAGAAAAATTCTCTATCGATAAGTTAATGACCTGCTTATACAAGATTGGCTTTCGCTTCAAGCCACAGTTTGAAAACGGACAGCTTACGATGTCTGTCCAATCGGTTGCGCAAATGCAAAACCATGCTGTAATGGCATAA
- a CDS encoding type II toxin-antitoxin system RelE/ParE family toxin, with protein MTKKFKFINNQSKKEFLALPEIIQKRFANDLNAICQDKEPFSKFKHLKDSVGIGAVELIENGRPAYRTVYVAKFADTVFILHSFTKTTNGVDRKAMDTAKKRYKLMMKEING; from the coding sequence ATGACGAAGAAGTTTAAATTTATTAATAACCAGTCAAAAAAAGAATTTCTTGCCTTGCCTGAAATTATTCAAAAACGTTTTGCCAACGACCTAAACGCTATTTGTCAGGATAAAGAGCCGTTCAGTAAATTTAAGCATTTGAAAGACAGCGTAGGGATTGGTGCTGTAGAGCTAATTGAAAATGGCAGGCCAGCTTACCGAACTGTCTATGTTGCTAAATTCGCTGATACAGTGTTCATACTTCATTCATTCACCAAGACCACCAACGGCGTTGATCGGAAGGCAATGGATACTGCCAAAAAACGCTACAAGCTAATGATGAAAGAAATTAACGGCTAA
- a CDS encoding integrase, which translates to MTQLLLKIALKVEGRPLSNSELWDQLVSRNCGRNTELRHRNKLLILLAAVAGLREIELTFVTNRLFISPEGELNEIVVLPEQIARDGFERPIVLSHPELMKAFEAYFRWLIKNKINCYPHKHYNGLDPNAPLFVDDSLKAFNTQSRGNSISPHSMNKLLDSFIKKANLWDNGVRRISLIRTCVVEMYRNGASTTDIMIITGFSEESIKHILTMDYVQLSPIYDWFEQRAELKLKRLESFKKRRRFML; encoded by the coding sequence TTGACGCAATTATTACTAAAAATTGCGTTAAAAGTGGAAGGTAGACCTTTATCAAATAGCGAGTTGTGGGATCAGCTTGTAAGCAGAAATTGTGGGCGAAACACGGAACTTAGGCACAGAAATAAATTATTGATTTTACTCGCAGCGGTTGCTGGCCTCAGAGAGATTGAATTAACGTTTGTGACAAATAGGTTGTTCATATCACCAGAGGGAGAATTAAACGAAATAGTGGTATTGCCCGAACAGATAGCAAGAGATGGTTTCGAGCGGCCAATTGTCCTTAGTCATCCAGAGTTGATGAAAGCCTTTGAAGCATACTTTAGGTGGTTGATTAAGAATAAAATTAACTGCTATCCACATAAGCATTACAACGGATTAGATCCAAATGCGCCTTTGTTTGTAGATGATAGTTTGAAGGCATTCAATACACAAAGTCGCGGAAATTCTATTAGCCCTCACTCGATGAATAAGCTACTTGATTCGTTTATCAAGAAAGCAAATCTTTGGGACAACGGAGTAAGGCGCATATCGCTCATAAGAACGTGTGTTGTTGAGATGTACCGCAATGGAGCTAGTACAACTGACATTATGATTATTACTGGTTTCAGTGAAGAGTCTATAAAGCATATCCTGACAATGGACTATGTTCAGTTAAGCCCTATATACGATTGGTTTGAGCAACGTGCAGAACTCAAGCTCAAGCGGTTAGAGAGCTTCAAGAAGAGAAGAAGATTTATGCTATGA